A stretch of Geomonas oryzisoli DNA encodes these proteins:
- a CDS encoding tyrosine-type recombinase/integrase: protein MSAQGTETTTAPIKSIADINRIKKSLEGNTRDLALFTIGINVALRGSDLLALKVGQVRHLKEGDTVTVKEGKTGKVRNLSFNAAAVEAAQRLIASIIDPQDGDLLFQSRKQAARKAIIKGTVTKEPSAGQLTIQQLNRLVKGWCGVCRKSQPKDNFGSHSLRKTWAYHQRVTFGEELPTLTEILGHSSQAVTLRYICIQPEEIHNVYMNCL, encoded by the coding sequence ATGAGCGCACAGGGAACCGAGACAACCACCGCACCGATCAAGAGCATTGCCGACATTAACCGGATCAAGAAGAGCCTGGAGGGCAACACCCGCGACCTCGCCCTGTTCACCATCGGCATCAACGTAGCTCTTCGGGGTTCTGACCTCCTCGCGCTGAAGGTCGGACAGGTCCGCCACCTGAAAGAGGGCGACACCGTGACAGTCAAGGAAGGCAAGACCGGCAAGGTGCGCAACCTCTCCTTCAATGCCGCAGCCGTTGAAGCAGCCCAGCGTCTGATCGCTTCCATAATCGATCCCCAGGACGGCGACCTTTTGTTTCAGAGCCGGAAGCAGGCCGCCAGGAAGGCAATCATCAAGGGCACAGTCACCAAGGAGCCTAGTGCTGGTCAACTGACCATCCAGCAACTCAACCGTCTTGTTAAGGGATGGTGTGGTGTCTGCCGGAAGTCGCAGCCCAAGGACAACTTCGGCTCTCACAGCCTGAGAAAGACGTGGGCCTACCATCAACGGGTGACCTTCGGAGAAGAACTCCCGACGCTGACGGAAATCTTGGGGCACTCCTCCCAGGCCGTCACCCTTCGGTATATCTGCATCCAGCCTGAAGAGATCCACAACGTGTACATGAACTGCCTTTAG
- the istB gene encoding IS21-like element helper ATPase IstB produces MTDLAASLRHLKLSRLADHLDSWLQDAAKGEWGYHEFLQRLVEEEVAAKKDKRTEMGTRMARLPFIKTLDSFDYTYQPSLDPKRIKELSACRWVENGENVIFLGPPGVGKTHLSVGLGVEAIRRGYRTLFITAQGLITALARAHAENRLDDKLKFYCQPKLLIVDEIGYIPIDRLGANLFFQLISRRYEKGAMIMTSNQPFSNWGEVFGDQVIASAILDRVLHHAISVSIKGESYRLKEKLKAGLLAKHIEQS; encoded by the coding sequence ATCACCGACCTCGCTGCATCGCTTCGCCACTTGAAACTCTCCCGCCTCGCCGACCACCTGGATAGCTGGCTCCAGGATGCCGCCAAGGGCGAGTGGGGCTATCACGAATTTCTCCAGCGCCTGGTCGAAGAAGAGGTGGCCGCGAAGAAGGACAAGCGCACCGAGATGGGGACCCGCATGGCACGGCTCCCCTTCATCAAGACGCTCGACTCATTCGACTACACTTATCAGCCGTCGCTCGATCCTAAGCGGATCAAGGAGCTCTCAGCCTGCCGCTGGGTCGAAAACGGCGAAAATGTAATCTTCCTTGGCCCTCCTGGCGTCGGCAAGACCCACCTCTCGGTCGGCCTTGGAGTCGAGGCGATCCGCCGTGGCTACCGGACCCTCTTCATCACCGCCCAGGGGCTGATTACCGCACTTGCACGGGCGCACGCGGAGAACCGGCTGGATGACAAGCTCAAGTTTTACTGCCAGCCTAAACTTTTGATCGTCGACGAGATAGGCTACATCCCCATTGACCGGTTGGGCGCAAATCTTTTCTTCCAGCTCATCTCGCGCCGGTACGAGAAAGGGGCGATGATCATGACCTCTAACCAGCCCTTTTCAAACTGGGGCGAGGTCTTCGGCGACCAGGTCATCGCCAGCGCCATTCTGGACCGGGTGCTGCACCACGCGATCTCTGTCAGCATCAAGGGCGAAAGCTACCGCCTCAAGGAGAAGCTCAAGGCCGGACTGCTGGCTAAACACATCGAGCAGTCATAA
- the istA gene encoding IS21 family transposase produces the protein MQDALQQTVMLEGTMVDRNKYGAIRELARLGTAKKEIARQLEVTVKTVRRALKKPQWEPYQRPKPTDTVLSQFDEWATSRAEEVNFNAAILFRELKEKGYTGGYEMVKLLVRPLREEFQQRVDAVMRFETGPGKQGQVDWGSAQVWLGDQRVRIHFFAMVLGYSRRLFARAYLDERLPTLLAAHQEAFAWFGGRPSELLYDNPKTIVTDHTASVLTLNTKFADFAGHFGFDPRLCRPHRPQTKGKIESGVKYIKGNFLPGRRFIDLDHLNRELEKWIVEVADVRIHGTTGCRPAERFSEEKLIDVNSVPPYRLETALTRKVARDCMITFGANRYSVPWRFAGQTVQIELWGDEIRILQGEEVIATHQKLVGTGKQRINPAHFQGLFTDRLEKKKEEPPRFDPWWKDEEVMIRDLDIYDHVANM, from the coding sequence GTGCAAGATGCCCTTCAGCAGACTGTCATGCTGGAGGGGACCATGGTCGACAGAAACAAGTACGGAGCGATCCGAGAGCTTGCCCGGCTTGGAACCGCTAAGAAGGAGATCGCCAGGCAGTTGGAGGTGACCGTCAAAACGGTACGTCGTGCCCTCAAGAAGCCGCAGTGGGAGCCGTACCAGCGACCGAAGCCAACAGACACTGTGCTTTCGCAATTCGATGAATGGGCCACCTCCCGTGCTGAGGAGGTTAATTTCAACGCTGCCATCTTGTTCCGCGAACTCAAGGAGAAGGGCTACACCGGCGGATACGAGATGGTAAAGCTGTTGGTGCGCCCCCTGCGCGAGGAGTTCCAGCAGCGAGTGGATGCCGTAATGCGGTTTGAGACCGGTCCCGGAAAGCAGGGGCAGGTGGATTGGGGCAGCGCCCAAGTCTGGCTCGGCGACCAAAGAGTCCGCATCCACTTCTTTGCCATGGTCCTCGGCTACTCTCGCAGGCTCTTCGCTCGCGCATACCTTGATGAGCGCCTGCCGACTCTTCTGGCAGCCCACCAGGAGGCTTTCGCATGGTTTGGTGGCCGCCCTTCAGAACTGCTCTATGACAATCCAAAGACCATCGTTACCGACCATACGGCCAGCGTACTCACCCTCAACACAAAGTTCGCCGACTTTGCCGGCCACTTCGGTTTCGATCCACGGCTTTGTCGGCCTCACCGCCCCCAGACCAAGGGGAAAATCGAGTCGGGCGTGAAGTACATCAAGGGAAACTTCCTGCCCGGGCGCCGTTTCATCGACCTCGACCACCTGAACCGGGAACTGGAAAAGTGGATTGTCGAAGTCGCCGATGTCCGCATCCATGGGACCACCGGATGCCGTCCCGCCGAGAGATTCTCGGAGGAGAAGCTCATCGACGTCAATTCTGTGCCGCCTTACCGACTGGAGACGGCCCTCACGCGCAAGGTGGCCAGAGACTGCATGATAACCTTCGGCGCCAACCGTTATTCAGTGCCGTGGCGGTTCGCTGGGCAAACGGTTCAGATTGAGCTGTGGGGTGACGAGATCCGAATCCTGCAGGGCGAGGAGGTCATCGCCACGCATCAAAAGCTCGTCGGGACCGGCAAACAGCGCATCAATCCGGCTCACTTCCAGGGACTCTTCACCGACCGGCTGGAAAAGAAAAAAGAAGAGCCGCCGCGCTTCGATCCGTGGTGGAAGGATGAGGAGGTCATGATCCGCGACCTCGACATCTACGACCACGTAGCGAACATGTGA
- a CDS encoding DUF6538 domain-containing protein: MTYLTKINRTYYLRLVVPPDLKDHYRTREIKRSLRTRCLADARKLLYPALADLQKQFHEIRGKRMYTPPTITAEAVTIFRRLHPGTQTHVSVTTTQSFGPGWVVEQEAGLAPHPDLVAIQVRLDEGWTLTASDEWEFVGVQTLQIPSAVLAPTQRQEPAPAPDLKPVASAPPPQKQLLLSEAIKLYKAHREAPADTVHYRPMDASTLNSDKQALKQLTRWLDGKDVPVESLLDLDYKKLTLFMMEEKNGKKGLNKASADTRLRYLRFFFNHLKEFGHIDRVPTIVSPKKHGEEKVKKANLPYSFSELNTFFSYVINNKPHKVSDRQSQLELTYLILMFIYTGFRSTEQASFTKNDIKTYNGVTYFDFTKLTKNNVASIRMVPVHSNLIELGLLEFAGKQKDKIFPVTIENYRKRFNEILYATGIKSTLRSKTFHSCRATFDTRLHGRIADSVRLTLMGHVKHGMDTIYLHQLLDNLTMYRDDLEKLVYELDFATLKADLLYELEYLYPADGTRARKGTKHGAV; the protein is encoded by the coding sequence GTGACCTATCTGACCAAAATCAACCGTACCTACTACCTCCGTCTGGTAGTCCCTCCTGACCTAAAAGACCACTACAGAACCCGCGAAATTAAGCGTAGTCTGCGAACCAGATGCCTCGCCGACGCACGAAAACTGCTGTACCCTGCGCTCGCTGATCTCCAAAAGCAGTTCCACGAAATCAGAGGTAAACGAATGTACACCCCGCCCACCATCACCGCAGAGGCTGTAACCATCTTCCGGCGTTTGCATCCTGGCACTCAAACCCACGTCAGCGTAACTACTACTCAGAGTTTTGGCCCCGGTTGGGTCGTAGAGCAGGAGGCCGGACTCGCACCCCACCCGGATCTCGTTGCGATCCAGGTACGCCTTGACGAGGGATGGACACTGACGGCCAGCGATGAGTGGGAGTTCGTGGGGGTGCAGACTCTTCAAATACCATCTGCTGTACTGGCCCCGACTCAGAGGCAGGAACCTGCACCTGCACCTGACCTCAAGCCTGTTGCATCTGCGCCACCGCCTCAGAAGCAGTTGCTACTCAGTGAAGCGATAAAGCTGTACAAAGCGCACCGTGAAGCGCCAGCCGATACTGTACACTACCGGCCAATGGATGCTTCCACCCTCAACAGCGATAAGCAGGCTCTCAAGCAGCTAACTCGGTGGCTGGACGGTAAGGACGTGCCGGTCGAGTCTCTTCTCGATCTGGACTACAAGAAACTGACGCTCTTCATGATGGAAGAAAAGAACGGCAAGAAGGGCCTCAACAAGGCGTCTGCAGATACAAGGCTGCGCTACTTGCGGTTTTTCTTCAATCACCTTAAAGAGTTTGGACACATTGACCGGGTGCCCACCATTGTCTCTCCTAAGAAGCATGGCGAGGAGAAAGTCAAAAAGGCAAACTTGCCGTACTCATTCAGCGAGCTTAACACTTTCTTTTCATATGTTATTAACAACAAGCCTCATAAGGTAAGTGACCGGCAAAGCCAGCTAGAACTGACGTACCTAATACTGATGTTCATATATACTGGGTTCAGATCAACTGAACAAGCCTCATTTACTAAAAACGATATAAAGACCTACAACGGTGTTACGTATTTTGATTTTACAAAGCTGACAAAAAACAATGTAGCCAGCATACGGATGGTGCCAGTACATAGCAACCTAATCGAACTCGGACTACTTGAGTTTGCAGGAAAACAAAAAGATAAAATCTTTCCTGTTACCATCGAAAACTACAGAAAAAGGTTCAATGAAATCCTGTACGCAACTGGGATAAAAAGCACTTTACGGTCCAAAACCTTTCACAGTTGCAGAGCCACCTTTGACACCAGACTTCACGGCAGGATTGCGGACTCAGTTCGATTGACGCTCATGGGGCACGTCAAACACGGCATGGATACCATCTACCTGCACCAACTCCTTGACAATCTAACGATGTACCGTGACGACCTGGAGAAGTTGGTGTACGAGTTAGATTTCGCCACACTAAAGGCAGATCTTCTGTATGAGTTGGAGTACCTGTATCCCGCTGACGGGACCAGAGCGCGGAAGGGTACGAAGCACGGCGCTGTTTGA